From one Pseudobdellovibrionaceae bacterium genomic stretch:
- a CDS encoding TIGR02147 family protein, which yields MGISTETASLSRELGEAFRSPVLSEYTDFRQFLSDFYDYKKKTLSSAVRPYSYAAFSASADIKSPNYLKLIIEGQRNLSMDMVKKFAKALGLSKEEAREFKALVLYGQARDPLERNRYLKALSELRVKKQIRSGEINTEAWDKVPGWVSWVLHALTDQQGVDFDPVQLRRTLRDRVSVDELKRAIDLLVESGELKRSDDGQLTKGRELVNGYESIPVAMVRKIQAELIYLGLESLFQDDPTEREIGALTMALTKEEFEKIKFEVRQLKKRLLKDIKVSRSQSKGERVYQLNIQLFPVSNTIEGASQ from the coding sequence ATGGGGATTTCAACAGAGACAGCATCACTTTCACGTGAGCTTGGCGAGGCCTTTCGTTCGCCGGTGCTTTCTGAGTACACGGATTTCCGCCAATTCCTGAGCGATTTTTACGATTACAAAAAGAAGACCCTGAGTTCAGCGGTTCGTCCTTATTCCTACGCCGCCTTTAGCGCATCGGCTGACATCAAATCACCCAATTATTTAAAATTGATTATCGAAGGTCAGCGCAATCTCTCCATGGACATGGTGAAGAAGTTTGCCAAGGCTCTGGGGCTATCTAAAGAAGAAGCCCGTGAGTTTAAGGCCCTGGTGCTCTATGGCCAGGCCCGCGATCCTTTGGAGCGCAATCGCTATTTGAAGGCCCTCAGTGAATTGCGGGTGAAAAAACAAATCCGCAGTGGTGAGATCAACACCGAGGCATGGGATAAGGTCCCTGGTTGGGTGTCCTGGGTTCTCCACGCCCTGACCGATCAGCAAGGTGTGGATTTTGATCCTGTTCAGCTGCGCCGAACGCTGAGAGATCGGGTGTCGGTGGATGAGCTCAAAAGGGCTATTGATCTTCTGGTGGAATCAGGAGAGCTCAAGCGCTCAGACGACGGACAACTCACCAAAGGCCGCGAGTTGGTCAATGGCTATGAGTCCATCCCTGTGGCCATGGTTCGCAAGATCCAGGCAGAATTGATTTACTTAGGCCTTGAGTCCCTCTTTCAGGACGATCCCACAGAGAGGGAAATTGGTGCCCTCACCATGGCTCTGACCAAAGAGGAATTTGAAAAGATCAAATTTGAGGTCCGTCAGCTCAAAAAACGCCTGCTCAAGGACATCAAGGTCAGCCGCTCCCAATCCAAGGGAGAGCGCGTTTATCAGCTCAATATTCAACTTTTCCCGGTATCTAATACTATCGAAGGGGCTTCCCAGTAA
- a CDS encoding beta-lactamase family protein, with amino-acid sequence MPRTTSCVASLYFLVASAILLNLACSPQFSPRAADMLGDDSRLLGDHPQNPLEILEIDPDQASSELEYDLIELAKEKVDPSISRQDSTPSLVLGVVTRDFSHVYSLGASPQGVRPNMRSLYPISSVSKMLTGLIAATAIKKGLFSGETLVRSVIRPELASLVDSRLTIDHLLSHHGGFEAMPKNLNSGNPLSPAFGYSMEDLTACLEYLCPRIGLPGEKYQYSNLGLGLLAVALGDGLDTTDYSELLALWLTDPVGMKDTILSRHILTIDPDRYRIIAGIGEGGREVDPAQMGVLSGAGEVVSTAFDMVLLLQSLVFMEPGSSADLATREIASINSTHAMAAGFDISKDRPYLLYYKGGSQPGYSSFIVWSSELGAGIVLLSNRGSFSSHTKDLSFRLIDRIASAQL; translated from the coding sequence ATGCCGCGCACGACTAGTTGCGTGGCTTCCCTTTATTTTCTCGTTGCTTCAGCGATTTTACTTAATCTAGCCTGCTCTCCTCAGTTCTCTCCCAGGGCGGCTGATATGCTGGGCGATGACAGTCGGCTGCTCGGGGATCATCCACAGAACCCTCTTGAGATCCTTGAAATTGACCCGGACCAGGCCAGCTCTGAGCTCGAGTACGATTTGATCGAACTCGCAAAAGAGAAGGTTGACCCCTCTATCTCAAGGCAAGACTCAACGCCTAGTCTGGTGCTTGGGGTTGTGACCAGGGATTTCTCCCATGTTTACTCATTGGGGGCTTCTCCCCAAGGCGTGCGCCCAAATATGAGAAGCCTCTACCCTATCAGCTCTGTTTCCAAAATGCTCACGGGGTTGATCGCCGCAACCGCCATCAAAAAGGGACTCTTCTCTGGGGAGACATTAGTACGCTCAGTGATTCGGCCTGAGTTGGCGAGTCTCGTTGATTCACGACTAACCATCGATCACCTGTTAAGCCATCATGGCGGCTTCGAAGCCATGCCCAAGAATCTGAATAGCGGCAATCCCTTAAGCCCAGCTTTTGGCTATTCAATGGAGGACCTGACCGCCTGCTTGGAATATCTTTGTCCAAGAATAGGGCTGCCTGGCGAGAAGTACCAATACTCCAATCTAGGGCTTGGCCTTCTCGCAGTCGCCCTTGGTGACGGCTTAGATACTACCGATTACTCTGAGCTGCTCGCTCTCTGGTTAACTGACCCTGTAGGCATGAAGGATACGATACTCAGTAGACACATTCTGACAATTGACCCAGATCGATATCGCATTATCGCGGGAATTGGAGAAGGTGGTCGGGAGGTCGACCCGGCCCAGATGGGAGTACTGTCGGGAGCGGGCGAAGTTGTCTCCACTGCTTTCGATATGGTTTTGTTACTCCAATCCCTTGTTTTTATGGAACCGGGGTCCTCAGCAGACCTTGCCACTAGGGAGATCGCCTCTATAAATAGTACCCACGCCATGGCTGCAGGCTTTGATATCTCAAAAGATCGCCCTTACCTTCTCTACTATAAAGGCGGAAGCCAGCCTGGTTATTCGTCGTTCATTGTTTGGTCTTCTGAGCTAGGAGCTGGAATTGTCCTTCTATCCAATAGGGGGAGCTTCTCTTCGCACACCAAAGATCTCTCCTTCCGCCTCATCGACAGGATCGCCAGCGCGCAGCTCTGA
- a CDS encoding helix-turn-helix domain-containing protein has translation MLIGFAPHLPHSCPTFLSVFCKTTRLENKRGSKKTKSIFKQLEFHAYVKCAYTHRKELLCLRKAVKTQNQRESYTPISAAAGWIEHRGAAKASGLKDGIINHLEHGRVRVHPHHLEALLPAYGATRKTYEMFASGKVPLPQDLRKECLEIVQEMSPEQLQTAHPVLQSLSKNN, from the coding sequence ATGTTAATCGGCTTTGCCCCACATCTGCCCCATTCTTGCCCCACGTTTTTGAGTGTGTTTTGCAAAACTACACGCTTAGAAAACAAAAGAGGGAGTAAGAAAACCAAGTCAATTTTCAAACAGTTAGAGTTCCATGCCTATGTGAAATGTGCCTACACACATAGAAAGGAACTACTATGTCTAAGAAAAGCGGTCAAAACACAAAACCAAAGAGAGTCGTACACTCCAATTTCTGCGGCAGCAGGCTGGATTGAGCACCGAGGTGCAGCCAAAGCCTCTGGCCTGAAAGATGGGATCATCAACCACCTGGAACACGGGCGGGTTCGTGTGCATCCTCATCATTTGGAGGCATTGCTCCCGGCATATGGAGCCACACGAAAAACTTACGAGATGTTCGCCTCTGGCAAGGTGCCTTTACCTCAAGATTTGAGAAAGGAGTGCCTGGAAATCGTCCAAGAGATGTCCCCTGAGCAATTGCAAACAGCTCATCCCGTACTTCAATCACTTTCAAAGAAT
- the nhaA gene encoding Na+/H+ antiporter NhaA, whose amino-acid sequence MAGQSTPNNLVRKTLDKVTSPIQAFVKLESSSGLVLLASALFAMVFANSELLSGDYFRLINLPISLWIGSFGLDKTLLLFVNDGLMAIFFYLVGLEIKRELLSGELSTPAKASFSIFAALGGMVVPAILFVSLNPSAPQSAGWGIPMATDIAFALGVLTLFGKHVPAVLKVFLLALAIVDDLGAITIIALFYTNEIAANYLGLAGMSLFLLFLLNYAGFRNVVIGIILGIITWLCFLKSGVHATLAGVFLAFLTPAKPIAAKGSEEISKSAILDQYIHALHPWVAFLIMPVFAFFNAGVDLTGFELKALITSPVALGVIVGLVLGKPLGILLFTYFSVKLGWANRPPGVSWMNITAIGFIAGIGFTMSLFINSLAYSQPEFAMQSKIGILFASIIAAVLGSALLWASRVGKKRIAGPGPLVAD is encoded by the coding sequence ATGGCTGGCCAATCAACGCCGAATAACCTGGTTCGAAAGACATTAGACAAGGTGACATCGCCAATCCAGGCCTTCGTCAAGCTTGAGAGCTCAAGCGGGCTAGTCTTGTTGGCCTCTGCTCTCTTTGCAATGGTGTTTGCTAACAGCGAACTGTTGTCAGGCGATTATTTTCGACTCATTAATTTGCCTATCAGTCTGTGGATTGGTTCCTTTGGGTTAGATAAAACTCTACTGCTATTTGTGAATGATGGCCTAATGGCCATCTTCTTTTATCTCGTTGGCCTAGAAATCAAACGGGAGCTTCTTTCTGGCGAGCTCTCCACTCCGGCCAAGGCGTCTTTTTCCATCTTTGCCGCCTTAGGAGGGATGGTTGTTCCAGCCATTTTGTTCGTCTCGCTAAATCCAAGTGCACCACAGAGCGCCGGCTGGGGAATTCCCATGGCGACAGATATTGCCTTTGCACTGGGAGTTCTTACCCTGTTCGGCAAACACGTCCCTGCAGTGTTAAAGGTGTTTTTACTCGCTCTTGCAATTGTGGACGACCTCGGTGCTATCACTATTATTGCGCTGTTTTATACTAATGAAATCGCCGCAAACTATTTGGGATTAGCAGGAATGAGTCTGTTTTTACTTTTTCTGCTCAACTATGCAGGCTTTCGAAACGTAGTCATTGGAATAATTCTTGGGATTATTACTTGGCTTTGCTTCCTAAAATCAGGGGTACATGCCACCTTGGCTGGAGTGTTCCTGGCTTTTCTTACGCCTGCAAAACCAATTGCTGCGAAGGGCTCTGAAGAGATCTCCAAGTCAGCCATACTTGATCAGTATATCCATGCCCTTCATCCCTGGGTTGCCTTTTTGATTATGCCCGTATTTGCGTTTTTTAATGCCGGCGTCGATTTAACTGGTTTTGAGTTAAAGGCCTTAATAACCAGCCCCGTAGCCCTCGGGGTCATCGTGGGACTGGTCCTTGGAAAGCCGCTTGGAATTCTACTTTTTACTTACTTTTCGGTAAAGCTTGGCTGGGCAAATCGTCCCCCCGGGGTTTCATGGATGAATATCACCGCCATTGGATTTATTGCCGGAATCGGGTTCACGATGTCCCTGTTTATCAATAGCCTGGCCTACTCTCAGCCCGAATTTGCGATGCAGTCAAAAATTGGCATACTGTTCGCCTCAATAATTGCTGCTGTGTTAGGCTCCGCCCTTTTATGGGCGAGTCGGGTCGGCAAGAAAAGGATCGCTGGTCCCGGGCCACTTGTCGCTGATTAG
- a CDS encoding TolC family protein — MLRLKPALHGSTLACLLLVTLGARGLTLSEAFEKAKENTSRIRNQTLSEEISQAQKREAYSSVLPELEISSTNTWREEVGGSGVTSSFGEGHQHTAQVTLRQALFQGGSEYHLLKAAKKYPDIAKWTRVQEEVDLYAELAQGFCDYLTVENEGKILSEQAALLDQRIKYLTNRVSIGRSKKTELYSARSQMARVSADIEAQKIELLKAKEELAKLTGMVEIAQVEDPLGAQVNWTNIKPTIDVEALPKLKAAQLILEQSRSETKAAKGDYLPEVDLTGNYYLDRAGVLASSDWDVSVTAKWQLYGGGATNADVRIKTLESRQLELEYEDLKRASQLALERLSQSLAMKVGEYKKLQEAVAAAERSYREHIRESRSGLVSDLDVLRALDDLLQVKRAANRSHFQAKNLFYELHQAAGVRP, encoded by the coding sequence ATGCTGAGACTCAAGCCTGCATTGCACGGAAGCACTTTGGCCTGTTTATTACTTGTGACCCTCGGGGCTCGGGGCCTGACTTTGTCCGAGGCCTTCGAAAAGGCCAAAGAGAACACCTCCCGCATCCGTAATCAAACGTTGAGCGAAGAAATCAGCCAGGCGCAAAAGCGTGAGGCCTATTCGTCCGTATTGCCTGAACTTGAAATCAGCTCCACCAATACCTGGCGGGAAGAAGTGGGTGGATCGGGGGTGACCTCAAGCTTTGGCGAAGGTCACCAGCACACGGCCCAAGTGACTTTGAGGCAAGCCTTGTTTCAGGGTGGATCCGAATATCATTTGCTCAAGGCCGCAAAAAAATACCCCGATATTGCCAAGTGGACCCGGGTACAAGAGGAAGTCGACCTCTATGCCGAGTTGGCCCAGGGTTTTTGCGATTACCTGACAGTGGAGAATGAAGGCAAGATTCTCTCTGAGCAAGCGGCCCTTCTTGATCAGAGGATCAAATATCTGACCAATCGGGTGAGCATTGGCCGATCTAAAAAAACCGAACTCTATTCGGCTCGCAGCCAAATGGCGCGGGTGAGTGCTGACATTGAGGCGCAAAAAATTGAACTTCTTAAGGCAAAAGAGGAGTTGGCCAAACTCACTGGGATGGTGGAAATCGCCCAAGTAGAAGATCCCCTTGGTGCCCAAGTCAATTGGACAAATATTAAGCCCACGATCGATGTGGAAGCCCTACCTAAACTTAAGGCCGCTCAACTTATCCTTGAACAATCTCGGTCCGAGACCAAAGCGGCAAAAGGGGACTATCTTCCCGAGGTAGACCTGACCGGTAACTATTATTTGGACCGGGCCGGGGTGCTGGCTTCCTCTGATTGGGATGTGAGCGTGACGGCCAAGTGGCAACTCTACGGCGGCGGAGCAACCAATGCGGATGTGCGCATTAAAACTCTAGAGAGCCGCCAACTGGAGCTTGAGTATGAAGATCTCAAGCGAGCGAGTCAGCTTGCTCTGGAGAGATTAAGTCAGTCCCTCGCCATGAAGGTTGGTGAATACAAAAAACTCCAAGAGGCCGTCGCGGCAGCGGAAAGAAGCTATCGGGAACACATTCGTGAATCTCGCTCGGGTTTGGTGTCCGACCTGGATGTCTTACGAGCTTTGGATGACCTCCTTCAAGTCAAGCGAGCCGCCAACCGCAGTCACTTTCAAGCCAAAAATTTATTCTACGAGCTCCATCAGGCAGCGGGAGTCAGGCCGTGA
- the rsgA gene encoding ribosome small subunit-dependent GTPase A, producing MTINEFGWETFECFLEGMDRQLNFDPRTIGRVAQVQRDLFGVICEAGYLWCELTGKLRHEVENSVELPVVGDWVELSPPFTDAGGEWSALITGVLPRRSFLARGGHARGTQVLAANVDRVMVVMSANLDFKVNRLDRYMALAAAGNCDAALVLSKADLHPHMEELVSQVKARHPDLPVFVTSVVSQTGLKELAESLLPEKAYTFVGSSGVGKSSLVNFMMGREVLAVSGIREDDDKGRHTTTHREMVKLESGALLVDTPGLRAVGLVDEDEALEATFGQLHELGQRCKFRDCTHDTEPGCAVRAALESGELDPQTWESYDKLKREQAFELRKQDKAMAANHKKHWKTITQNWRVRKKHEGR from the coding sequence ATGACAATTAATGAATTTGGCTGGGAAACCTTTGAGTGCTTTCTTGAGGGCATGGACCGGCAGTTAAACTTTGATCCGCGCACCATTGGCCGTGTCGCCCAGGTGCAGAGGGATCTTTTTGGCGTGATCTGTGAGGCCGGCTATCTGTGGTGCGAACTCACCGGCAAACTTCGTCATGAGGTAGAAAACTCGGTGGAGCTTCCGGTGGTGGGGGATTGGGTGGAGCTCAGTCCCCCATTCACGGACGCCGGTGGTGAGTGGAGTGCTTTGATCACCGGGGTTTTACCGAGAAGGAGTTTTTTGGCGCGAGGGGGGCATGCGCGAGGGACCCAGGTGTTAGCGGCTAACGTTGATCGAGTGATGGTGGTGATGTCGGCAAACCTGGATTTTAAGGTCAATCGCCTGGATCGCTACATGGCCTTGGCGGCAGCGGGTAACTGCGACGCGGCCTTGGTGTTATCCAAGGCAGATCTTCATCCGCATATGGAAGAGCTGGTAAGTCAGGTTAAGGCCCGCCACCCGGATCTACCGGTGTTTGTGACCAGTGTGGTGAGCCAAACAGGACTCAAGGAACTGGCCGAGTCTCTGCTCCCCGAAAAGGCCTACACTTTTGTGGGCTCATCAGGCGTTGGTAAATCAAGTCTGGTGAACTTTATGATGGGCCGTGAAGTGCTGGCGGTGAGTGGTATTCGTGAAGACGACGATAAGGGACGTCACACGACAACCCACAGAGAGATGGTGAAACTTGAGAGCGGAGCCTTGCTTGTCGACACCCCCGGCTTGAGAGCCGTGGGATTAGTCGATGAAGACGAAGCCCTTGAAGCCACCTTTGGTCAACTCCATGAGCTCGGTCAAAGGTGCAAGTTTCGCGACTGCACCCACGACACTGAACCTGGTTGTGCGGTGAGAGCAGCACTTGAGTCCGGCGAACTCGACCCACAGACCTGGGAGAGTTACGACAAACTCAAGCGCGAGCAGGCCTTTGAACTGCGCAAACAGGACAAGGCCATGGCTGCAAACCATAAAAAACATTGGAAGACGATCACGCAGAATTGGCGTGTGAGAAAAAAACACGAGGGCCGGTAA
- a CDS encoding efflux RND transporter permease subunit: MSLSSLSIRRPVFAWILMFGLIFFGILSFNQMGINENPDVDFPTVTVRYSYEGATPEVIEKDVIEPVESVLVAMEGINKMDSVAERNSARITLEFGLDRNIDFALQEVQTLLGRAQRLLPDSMEPPTVTKSNADDEPIMYLSLVAENYSLREHMILFRDRVRDQFATVEGVAEVRPFGYHEPMLRIDLDAQKLRRYQLTSQDVVASIRREHKELPAGKLELADKEDLIRIMGEASTKEEFANMVISRRGGSPNFVPLRIKDVAQITEGVENLKRISRVNGKPALGMAIQKQRGVNAAATADRVKERIESLNKELPEGTSLSVNFDRTQFIRESVDELVFTLILSALLTSLVCWIFLGSWSATINILLAIPTAIIGTFIIINWLGFTLNTFSLLGLALAIGVVVDDAIIMLENIVRYGQMGLDKVNAAYKGSREITFAVIATTLALVAIFIPISFMPGIEGRFFLEFAVTISIAVSLSSLEALTLAPMRCSQFLRVGERATAFGRGFDQFMLKLKDIYSGLLNKALERRGLVLLLSLLLFAGSALVFKKLETQFVPPQDRGMVSVMFLAPDGKSMQYTDEKIKEFEKIAMAHPAVQRVFVAIGGFGAGGQGNRGNGIVILKDRKDRAQSQPEVVDDLRAQLDENIKGMKVFIRDRWGTNLGGRRGNPVEYTISGPDPEKQKELFDVMKTQMEDSGLFVGVRSDDARGLPEVQITPNREKAIRSGVEVSEIADVINATFGGVVATNYTQGSRRFPVFVQLQEKDRQRVEDISPILVRNNRGELLPLAQVVDVNSTTSPQYVYREDRIRGVRVDSSLVTGVTEGKAISKVEEIAASVLPEKYFIRFSETPREKLLETVIIMLLGLIIAYMVLASQFNSFLDPWVVFLAIPFGLIGSGIALWLGGQTLNIYSVIGILLTMGIVKKNSILLVEFTNQLRDKGTPLRDAIMEACPIRLRPILMTTVSTLAAALPPALALGPGAETRIPMALTVIGGVLLSALFTLFVVPCVYSLVAPERRKILLED, encoded by the coding sequence GTGAGTTTATCTTCACTGTCGATTCGTCGCCCCGTTTTCGCCTGGATTCTCATGTTTGGGCTGATTTTTTTTGGAATCTTAAGTTTCAACCAAATGGGTATTAACGAAAATCCGGATGTGGATTTTCCCACCGTGACAGTTCGCTACTCCTATGAGGGAGCCACCCCCGAAGTCATCGAAAAAGACGTGATCGAGCCCGTCGAAAGTGTGCTCGTCGCCATGGAAGGCATTAATAAAATGGATTCGGTGGCCGAGCGCAACTCCGCCCGCATCACCTTGGAGTTCGGCCTTGATCGCAATATTGATTTTGCATTGCAGGAGGTTCAGACCTTATTAGGGCGGGCGCAAAGGCTACTGCCCGACTCCATGGAGCCACCGACGGTGACCAAATCAAACGCCGACGATGAGCCCATCATGTATTTATCCTTGGTCGCCGAAAACTACTCCCTTCGCGAACACATGATCCTCTTTCGCGATCGAGTCAGAGATCAGTTTGCCACCGTCGAAGGTGTGGCCGAAGTCAGGCCCTTTGGCTATCACGAGCCCATGTTGCGCATTGATTTGGATGCGCAAAAGCTCAGGCGCTATCAACTAACTTCCCAGGACGTAGTGGCCAGCATTCGTCGCGAGCACAAGGAACTTCCCGCTGGTAAGCTGGAGTTGGCTGACAAAGAAGACCTCATCCGCATCATGGGTGAGGCCTCGACTAAAGAGGAATTTGCCAACATGGTGATTAGCCGCCGGGGCGGCTCGCCTAATTTTGTGCCTTTAAGAATTAAGGACGTGGCCCAGATCACCGAAGGGGTGGAAAACCTCAAGCGCATTTCTCGGGTCAATGGCAAGCCAGCTCTTGGCATGGCTATCCAAAAACAAAGAGGAGTCAATGCCGCCGCCACTGCTGACCGGGTGAAGGAGCGAATAGAGTCCCTCAACAAAGAGCTGCCCGAAGGCACAAGCCTTTCCGTCAACTTCGACCGCACCCAATTTATCCGTGAGAGTGTGGATGAGTTAGTTTTTACTCTCATTCTTTCGGCTCTTCTCACTTCTTTGGTATGTTGGATTTTTTTGGGTTCCTGGTCAGCCACAATAAATATTCTTTTGGCGATTCCTACGGCCATCATCGGAACCTTTATTATCATTAATTGGCTGGGATTTACACTGAACACCTTTTCTCTTCTGGGGTTGGCTTTGGCCATCGGTGTGGTGGTGGATGACGCCATTATTATGCTGGAAAATATTGTTCGTTATGGCCAAATGGGGCTAGACAAAGTCAATGCCGCCTACAAAGGAAGTCGCGAGATCACCTTTGCCGTGATTGCCACCACACTGGCCCTGGTCGCAATTTTTATACCCATTTCATTCATGCCAGGTATCGAGGGCCGCTTCTTTTTAGAATTTGCCGTCACCATCTCCATTGCGGTTTCCCTTAGTTCTTTGGAGGCGCTCACCCTGGCTCCGATGCGATGTTCTCAGTTTCTCAGGGTTGGGGAGAGGGCAACGGCTTTCGGTAGGGGCTTTGATCAGTTCATGCTTAAGCTCAAGGACATTTACTCAGGTCTATTAAATAAAGCCCTTGAGCGCCGAGGCTTGGTACTCCTCCTGTCTTTGCTATTGTTTGCCGGTTCGGCATTGGTATTTAAAAAACTTGAGACTCAGTTTGTGCCCCCCCAGGATCGGGGCATGGTTTCGGTGATGTTTTTGGCTCCTGATGGTAAGTCCATGCAGTACACCGACGAAAAGATCAAAGAGTTCGAAAAAATTGCGATGGCTCATCCGGCCGTACAAAGAGTTTTTGTTGCCATTGGCGGCTTTGGTGCCGGGGGACAGGGCAATCGCGGAAACGGCATTGTAATCCTCAAGGACCGCAAAGACCGCGCCCAATCCCAGCCCGAAGTGGTGGATGATCTCCGTGCCCAGTTGGATGAGAACATTAAGGGCATGAAGGTCTTTATTCGCGACCGCTGGGGTACGAACCTTGGGGGGCGAAGGGGAAATCCGGTTGAATACACGATTAGTGGTCCTGACCCGGAAAAACAAAAGGAGCTCTTTGACGTCATGAAAACCCAAATGGAAGACTCCGGGTTGTTCGTTGGTGTGCGCTCAGACGATGCCCGGGGACTACCCGAAGTGCAAATCACTCCCAATCGGGAAAAGGCCATTCGCTCAGGGGTTGAGGTCTCAGAAATCGCCGATGTCATCAACGCCACCTTTGGTGGTGTGGTCGCCACCAACTACACCCAGGGGAGCCGTCGCTTCCCGGTTTTTGTTCAGCTTCAGGAAAAGGACCGGCAAAGGGTTGAGGACATCAGCCCCATTCTCGTGCGCAACAACCGGGGCGAGCTTTTGCCCCTAGCCCAAGTAGTAGACGTCAACTCAACTACATCCCCTCAGTACGTCTATCGCGAAGACCGCATTCGTGGCGTCAGGGTGGATAGCTCACTGGTTACGGGTGTGACCGAAGGTAAAGCCATCTCTAAGGTGGAAGAGATTGCCGCTAGCGTCTTGCCAGAGAAATATTTTATTCGCTTCTCAGAAACGCCAAGGGAGAAGCTTCTTGAGACCGTGATCATTATGCTCTTGGGCCTTATCATCGCCTACATGGTTTTGGCCAGCCAGTTTAATTCTTTCCTTGATCCCTGGGTGGTGTTTTTGGCCATTCCCTTTGGCCTGATTGGTTCGGGTATTGCCCTGTGGTTGGGGGGACAGACTCTGAATATTTATTCAGTCATTGGGATTCTTCTCACCATGGGCATTGTGAAGAAAAACAGTATTCTGTTAGTTGAGTTCACTAATCAGTTGCGTGACAAGGGAACACCTTTAAGGGACGCCATCATGGAGGCCTGTCCCATTAGGTTAAGACCAATTTTGATGACCACAGTTTCCACTCTGGCTGCAGCCCTGCCGCCAGCATTGGCCCTGGGGCCGGGTGCCGAGACCCGCATCCCCATGGCCTTAACGGTAATCGGCGGAGTTTTGCTCTCCGCCCTGTTCACCTTATTTGTTGTTCCTTGTGTCTACAGCCTTGTCGCCCCAGAAAGGCGCAAGATCCTGCTTGAAGACTAA
- a CDS encoding LysR family transcriptional regulator gives MNWLNYHHLMYFRSIATEGSISRASEKLMVGQPALSAQLKQLEEFFDQKLFERRNRQLILTDAGKATLKYANQIHSLGRELLEVLSSKSHSIRPHITIGSLDSVPKNLVVNIMQSARRFQDCHVTALDGTGDELYRQLISHSVDVVVSNHLVIPADDKSVFSRSIARFKIGVYGAKKFIHLKKGFPASLKNQPMILPTLHSKLRHDIDHFFTSKKISVQVLSEAQDTTVQKLLACDGAGLIAEPEFAVKSMIDEHKLFKLGYLSGVYEEFFLSSTKRVVENPVVNYLMEDYSLRRPKGEYFE, from the coding sequence ATGAACTGGCTAAACTATCATCACTTAATGTACTTCAGATCGATCGCCACGGAGGGAAGCATTTCCAGGGCCTCAGAGAAGCTGATGGTGGGTCAGCCGGCCTTAAGTGCCCAGTTAAAACAGTTGGAGGAGTTTTTCGACCAAAAGCTCTTCGAGCGGCGGAATCGTCAGTTGATTCTGACTGATGCCGGCAAGGCGACTCTCAAATACGCCAATCAAATCCACAGCCTTGGTAGAGAATTACTGGAGGTTCTCAGCAGTAAATCTCACTCGATCCGTCCCCATATAACGATTGGCTCTCTAGACAGTGTGCCGAAAAATCTGGTTGTTAATATCATGCAGTCGGCTCGTCGATTCCAAGACTGCCATGTGACCGCACTCGACGGCACGGGGGATGAGCTCTATAGGCAACTCATTAGCCACTCAGTTGACGTGGTGGTTTCCAATCACCTAGTTATTCCTGCGGACGACAAGTCTGTCTTTAGTCGATCCATTGCGCGCTTCAAAATTGGAGTTTATGGAGCCAAGAAGTTCATTCACCTAAAAAAGGGCTTTCCCGCTTCTCTTAAAAACCAACCGATGATCTTGCCAACCCTGCACAGTAAGTTGAGGCATGACATTGACCACTTTTTCACTAGTAAAAAGATCTCTGTTCAGGTTCTATCTGAAGCTCAGGACACAACTGTTCAGAAGCTTCTGGCATGTGATGGCGCGGGGCTTATCGCAGAACCGGAGTTCGCTGTAAAGTCGATGATAGACGAACATAAGCTATTTAAGCTGGGATATTTATCAGGGGTCTATGAGGAGTTTTTCCTCAGCTCCACCAAGCGAGTGGTGGAAAATCCGGTTGTTAACTATCTCATGGAGGACTACTCCTTGAGGCGGCCCAAAGGTGAGTACTTCGAATAG